The nucleotide sequence TGCTGGCTCGGCGGAAAGAGCTGCCAGAAATCGCTGACATGTACCTGGAAGGTTCCGATCAGCATCGGGGCTGGTTCCAGTCGTCGCTGCTGACCAGCGTGGCGATGCATGGCCGCGCGCCCTACCGACAGGTATTGACCCACGGCTTCACCGTCAATTCTGACGGCAAAAAGATGTCGAAGTCGGAGGGTAATGCGGTCGAGCCGCAGAAGGTAATGAACTCGCTCGGCGCTGACGTTCTTCGGCTTTGGGTCGCTGCGGCGGACTATCGCTATGAGATGTCTGTCTCTGAGGAGATCCTGCGGCGGGTGTCAGATTCCTACCGGCGGATCCGCAACACGGCGCGATACCTCCTGGGTAACCTCAATGGATTCGACCCGGCCACCGACGTCATGCCGGTGGAAGACTGCCTGGCACTAGATCGATGGGCCATGGGGCGCGCTCACGAATTACAGCAGGCGGTGATCAGCGCCTACGGCGACTATCAGTACCACCAGATCTTCCAGAAGATCCATCACTTCTGTTCCGTGGACATGGGTGCCTTCTATCTGGATGTGATCAAAGACCGTCTGTACACCACGCAGCCGGACAGCCGCGCGCGCCGGTCGGCGCAGACGGCAATGCATCATATTCTGGAAGCGATGGCGCGCTGGCTCGCGCCCATCCTCAGCTTCACGTCCGAGGAGATATGGCAGGCCATGCCCGGCGAGCGGGCCGACAGCGTGTTCATGGAAACCTGGTACGAAGCGCTCCCTGCCAAACCCGAAGACGATGCGTGTGACGACGAATTCTGGCGACTGGTGCTGGCGGTGCGCGAGGCGGTCAGCCCCGAGCTGGAGGCGCTGCGCCGGGAAGGTGACATCGGCGCGTCGCTGGACGCTGAGGTGTCGGTCTATCTGCCGGCAGCGCTCTATCAAAAGCTGCTGCCTATCGACAACGAGCTGCGGTTTGTCTTGATCACCTCCGGCGCTGGCTTGTTCCCGCTTGAGGACAAGCCTGATGACGCCCTCACGGCGACGGTGGACGAGCAGGAAATCGCTTTGACCGTGTCGCGCAGCAGCTACGAGAAGTGTGAGCGTTGCTGGCATCGGCGCGCAGACATCGGGATGTCATTGGCGCATCCCAATCTGTGTGGTCGCTGCCTGGTCAACGTCGTCGGCCAGGGCGAAACCCGGCACTTTGCATGAAACCGGGCGGCGCGTTGCCCTGGCTTTGGCTGTCGGGGGTGATTATTGCCCTCGATCAGCTGACCAAGTGGATTGCGGTCGACAGCCTGGAGCGCTTCGAGAGCATTCCGGTGTTTCCCGGGCTGAACTGGACGCTGCTATATAACTTTGGCGCGGCCTTCAGCTTCCTGAACGTGCCGGGCGGGGCGCAGCGTTGGCTCTTTACCGGGCTGGCGGTGGTGATCAGCGCAGTGCTGCTGGTCTGGCTATCGCGCACCCCGCGCTCTGACTGGCGCACCGCCGTGCCCCTCGCGCTGATTGTCGGCGGTGCCTTGGGCAACGTCATCGACCGCATCCGCCTGGGCTACGTCATCGACTTTATCGACGTCTACTACCGCCAGTGGCATTGGCCTGCTTTCAACATCGCAGACTCCGCGATCACCGTTGCTGCCGTCTTTCTGGTGGTATGGGGCTTCCGCAACGCTCCGGAAAACCAGCAGTCGGACTGAATTTTTGCGGGCATTTGCACTCAAATTGTGGGAATATTTTCCGCCAAATGTTGTAATTGTGTGAAATAGTTCACGATTCGCTATAAAAAACAATAATTTGCGACGGGAATCTCTCTTGGTTTCTTTTTCAGTCGGGTAGACTGCCGACAGTCATAGGGGTCAAAACAATAAAACCGTGAGCCAACCTGCTCCCACAACGGCAAAATTCCAGATGCTGCGCAGCATCAAGGCGAAGGTTTCGATCTTCGCCTTGATGGCGACGCTCGTGCCGTCTGTGGTGCTCGGGCTGCTCCACTACAACAACAGCCTGACGCTGCAGCAGGACAAGATCAGCCAGGGCCTGCAGATGACGGCCGAGAATGCCGCGCGTGAGGCCAGCAAATGGCTAGAGCAGCGTCGGCAGGCGCTGCAGATATACAGCGGCGCAACGCCGATTGTCAGCAACATCGCCGGGGCGATGGACGCTGAACCGGATTCTCGTAAGGCGATTGTGACCTACCTCGACTCGGTCATGCGACGTTCTCCGGACGTGCTCGGGCTGGCGATTTACCGGCCGAACGGCGAGCTGGTGGTGTCCACCGAGAGCACGGCGCTGGAGCTGCCGCCGAGCTGGCTGAAGGCGAGTGTGCTGGACGATCTGGAAACTCCATTCCAACCGGGACCGCCCAGCTCTCTGCTGGTTGGCTACCACATGACGGACTACGCCGGTGAGCGGCTGGGATTCATAACCAGCCGCGTGAGGGTGCGTCAGCTGACAAACCTGCTGAACCGCATCAGCGCCGCAACCGGTGAGTCGATCTGCCTGCTGGACGACCAGCGCCGAGTGATTGCCCACAACGAAGATTCGGCGGTTCATGACAATGACCTGCTCGGCGAGTCGCTGCTGGCCCGTCTTCGCGGCGGCAATACGGTGAACTTCTGGCATCAGGACGGTACGGAGGTTGTCGCGCGGATGAGCGAACTGCCGAGCACACCCTGGGCAGTGCTGGCGGAGCGAGACTCGATCGAAGCCTATGCGGAGATCCGAAGCTTCCGACAGCTCACCATAATCATCAGCACGTCTTTGATGCTGGCTATGGCTGGAATTGCTTACATCTTCTCAACCCGCACCCTGGCGCCGCTGCGGCGCCTGACTCAGGGCGCTACGCAGGTTGCCAGCGGAGACCTTAACGTGCGCATCAAGGTTCGCGGCAAAGACGAAATCGCCTATCTCACGCGCGTCTTCAACAACATGGTGGAGCGGCTCGAGGCGGGGCGGAAGCAGGTCGAGAACGCGAGCCAGAAGCTGCGGGCCCAAAACCGCAGCCTGAAGGTGCTGTCCAATACCGATTCGCTGACGGGGCTGTATAACCGTCAGCACCTGAACGATCGTCTGGAGCGGCTGGTGAAAGCCAGCGCAGACGCGCGGCTGCCATTTGCGATCCTGATGATCGACCTCGACCATTTCAAGGCGCTGAATGACCAGTACGGGCACGTCGCCGGTGATCAGGCGATCCGGCAGATCGCTGAGCACATCCGGGACACCTTGCGGAAGAGCGACTACGCCGCTCGCTACGGTGGCGAAGAGTTTGTTGTGCTGCTGCCCAAGGTGGACGCCAAGCACGCTTTCGAGCTGGCGGAACGGCTGCGCCTGGCGGTGGCCTCAACGCCGCTGCACTTTGATCAGAACGAGCTGCACTTGACGGCCAGTATCGGCGTTGCCGCGTTCCCCGAACACGGCAGGACCGGCGATCTGTTAATTCGGCGAGCTGACGCCGCGCTGTACGAGGCCAAAGATCAGGGCAGAAATCGCACCGCGATTGCCACCAGCCCCGGACTCAAGGTTATTCCTGCGGAGATGGATTCGTCTGGCTGAGCAGCGGCTGGAACACCCAGCCTTCCAGCATCTCGTCGACGCGTACTCGAACCCAGGCACCGCTGTAAGAGTAGCCCTGAACCTCGGTCCCTTCCTCCAGCACCGTGATTGACGGATGGTCCAGGCCAGGACCCTGGCGCAGATTGCTGTCCTTCGTGATCCAGAGCTGCACCAGATCACCAAAAGACTCCTCGTTGGGCACCGGGCTCAGCGCCTCAACCAGGTTTTTGGCGCCGGAGAGCCCTCGCTTGGCCTGATTGCTGAGGTACATGGCGCCGCCGAAATTCCCGGCCTCAAACTGGATGGCTGCAGCAGAAAGCTGCTCACGGATCTTCTCCAGCTGCGGCGTGGAGTTGTCGGAAAACTCGGCCAGCAGCACCTCGGCTTCGGCAATGTTCGAAGCGGCGTCAGCCCGGCTGACGTTGCCGCGTAGGCGAGCCTGGGTTCGTACCACCTCAGCGATGGCGTCATCAGCCGCAATCCGCGATTCCTCCACCTGCACCTTGAGGCGCTGCACCTGCGCGCTGGCCGCAATCAGCCGTAGTTCGGTTGCCGCCAGCTCCTCTTTGAGCTGTCGGATCTCAAAAGCCTGGCTGTTGGACTGCTCCCGCAGCAGCGCGTTATCGGCCTGCAGCGCCGCCACGTCAATGGCGGGCTCGTCGACAGCGGCAATCTCAGGCTCCGGTGTTTCTGCCGCCTGCTGCTGGGGCAGGGCGCAGCTAGCGCACAAACCGGCCGCAGCCAAAACCACCGCTAATCCGCTTTTTGGGGCCCATTCCATAGGGAGCAAGAATACGCGCATGCCCGGGCATCGTCATCCGCCGAAAGTGTAACGGCTTGTGACAGCCAGGCCTCAAGAATATAATGCGCGTCCCGCCGGTTGCCGGTGTAGCTCAGTTGGTAGAGCAACGCATTCGTAATGCGTAGGTCCGCAGTTCGAGTCTGCGCTCCGGCACCATTTTAATCTTTCTGATTCAGTGGTTTACGCACGCTAAAGCTTAAACTGCCGAGGCCTCCTGCTCGGTTTTGTGCCAATTTTGTGCCGATTTTCGGCTCGAAATATTGTTCGCGTAGGGCGCGATGTGCCCCGGCGCCAGGTGGGCGTACCGCAACACCATGTCCAGGCTGGCCCATCCACCGAGCCGCTGAAGCACCTCCAGCGGTGTCCCGGCCATCACGTGCCAGCTGGCCCATGTATGGCGAAGGTCGTGCCATCGGAAGTTCTCCGGATGCCAGCCGGGCTGTGGCCGCATGCCGAGGTTCTTGAGCACCTGCTTCCACGCCCGGGTGTTGGCCCGTTGAATGGGCCGCCCGTTAAACGAAAACACGTGGGTAGGATGCTCGAACCGTCGCTTGCGCAGCACCACCAGCGCGTCATCGTTCAGCGGCACCGACAGGGCGCGACCCGACTTTGACGCATTCGCATCGACCCAGGCTGCTCGACGGCTGAGGTCGACACGATTCCAGGTGAGCCCCGTGACGTTGCTTTCGCGCAGTCCAGTGGCCAACGTGAAACGCATCATCTCTGCCGTATGAAGCAGCCCTTCGGCTTCCAGCGAACCCAACACCGATTGGGCGTCGGACTGAGTGAGCCAGCGAAAGGACTCGCTGCGGTGAGGCGTGGTCGTGAGTTTCACCATCGGGGCTCGCTCCAGCCACTCCCACTCCCGTTCCGCCTTTCTCAACAACGACCGAACCAGGGCCAGGTACTTGTTGGTGTTGCCGTGACTCTTGCCGGCCTTGGGTCCGTTGCCTGAAAGGAGGTCCCCTCGAACCTGGCTGATCACATCCGCCGAAATCTCATCGAGCAAGAGCTGGCCGAAATAGCGGTCCAGCCAGCGGAGTTTGGCTTTGTCATCGCCATGGGTCCGCTTGTGGCTGGTTTCGTCGATGAATCGGACGACGGCCTCCTTCCAGGACCGGCGGGGACGTTCGCCCAGTTTATGGATGCGCCATGTCTCTGCTTTCAGGTTGTCCGCGTATTCCTGGGCTTGCCGTTTGTCGGCAGTCCCAGAACTGACGCGTACTCTTTTGCCGTTTGGCGCGGTGAAGCTGACTTGCCAATTGCCGCTGTTACCACGTCGGTAGATTTGCATGATTGCATTCTCCTTGATGATCGGTGCGGCGACCGCTCAGCACCAGTATAGCCCCGCACGTAGTTCAAAACGTCCGATCTCAGAAATACCCATGACCGACCGACCCGACGACCGCGGAGCTGGCCACCGCGAGCACGGCGCTTGACGGTCTCGGGGCAACAACGCAGGAGCCGAGCAGCTTCGCTGGCTCCGATCGTGGGGCAGGGGACGGAGGCTTCTCTATCGGCCAAGGTAAGTCGCGCTGATCTGCTCCCGCGCGTGACCGAGCTCCGAGCTGATCGTGAGCCGAGCCTTTCGGTCAAGGTGCTTGGCTTCTCGGGTTAGCTGGTGGCGATCGGGACCTCCCGCTGCAGGGCATTTCCAGCCCGTAAGCTGTTCGTAGCGTCGTTGAGCGTAGCCATGGCGCAGCCCGTGAAGATTCTTCAGTTCAGCATTGTTGGTGTGCCGCTCGTACTTCCTGAGTTGTTCAACGTAGTTCAGATTGGGCGGGATCAGTGCGCCGCTCCCGACCAGCTGCTCAATGTCACTAAGGAGCACTCGCTGTCTTTCGGTCAGGATTGGTATCGTTCTTGATCTTCCACCCTTGGTCCAGCTGGCCTTGAGCTCTATCGCTTCTTTCTGGGTCGCGTAGCTGGGCCGAAACTTGATCGCCTCCTCGCGCCTAAGCCCAAATTCCTGCTGGAGTCTCAGACTGAGCCGAATGTACGGATCGTCGACTCCGTTGATCTGACTTGGCGTCAGCGTCTGCGCTTTGGACTCTGCTGGGATTGCGCTTCTTGTCTCAATGCCATATTCCGCGTTGTCTCTGGCGATGATGTGGCCTTTCCCGACCTTTCCAGCCCACCATCTCAGCGCGGAAAGCCGGTTTTTCTGGGAGCCAATGCTCAGCCCCTGTTCTTTCCACAGGTCAGTCAGGGCGCTGATATGCTTCGGCTTGATCGATTGAGCACCCATACGCCGATAGCCCAGCTCGTGAAGCTGATGGGCCATCTGGTCCAACATCCGTGACCGGTTGGCCTGTGTTGAATAGCTGCCGTCTTTGTTTTGCCGGCATAACCGCTTTAGCTGGTAGTTCAGGTCTTTCATGGTGCGTCATCTCAGTTTGGTGAGTTTGGATGACCACTACGCACCTGAGAGCGATACGCAGTCCGAGAGTTTTCTCGGTAAAGGTCACGGGACACCAGTCCCCAGGCCTGAAGCCCAATTAGCTTCCGAT is from Pseudomonadota bacterium and encodes:
- a CDS encoding diguanylate cyclase — its product is MSQPAPTTAKFQMLRSIKAKVSIFALMATLVPSVVLGLLHYNNSLTLQQDKISQGLQMTAENAAREASKWLEQRRQALQIYSGATPIVSNIAGAMDAEPDSRKAIVTYLDSVMRRSPDVLGLAIYRPNGELVVSTESTALELPPSWLKASVLDDLETPFQPGPPSSLLVGYHMTDYAGERLGFITSRVRVRQLTNLLNRISAATGESICLLDDQRRVIAHNEDSAVHDNDLLGESLLARLRGGNTVNFWHQDGTEVVARMSELPSTPWAVLAERDSIEAYAEIRSFRQLTIIISTSLMLAMAGIAYIFSTRTLAPLRRLTQGATQVASGDLNVRIKVRGKDEIAYLTRVFNNMVERLEAGRKQVENASQKLRAQNRSLKVLSNTDSLTGLYNRQHLNDRLERLVKASADARLPFAILMIDLDHFKALNDQYGHVAGDQAIRQIAEHIRDTLRKSDYAARYGGEEFVVLLPKVDAKHAFELAERLRLAVASTPLHFDQNELHLTASIGVAAFPEHGRTGDLLIRRADAALYEAKDQGRNRTAIATSPGLKVIPAEMDSSG
- a CDS encoding site-specific integrase; the encoded protein is MQIYRRGNSGNWQVSFTAPNGKRVRVSSGTADKRQAQEYADNLKAETWRIHKLGERPRRSWKEAVVRFIDETSHKRTHGDDKAKLRWLDRYFGQLLLDEISADVISQVRGDLLSGNGPKAGKSHGNTNKYLALVRSLLRKAEREWEWLERAPMVKLTTTPHRSESFRWLTQSDAQSVLGSLEAEGLLHTAEMMRFTLATGLRESNVTGLTWNRVDLSRRAAWVDANASKSGRALSVPLNDDALVVLRKRRFEHPTHVFSFNGRPIQRANTRAWKQVLKNLGMRPQPGWHPENFRWHDLRHTWASWHVMAGTPLEVLQRLGGWASLDMVLRYAHLAPGHIAPYANNISSRKSAQNWHKTEQEASAV
- a CDS encoding phage integrase N-terminal domain-containing protein, with protein sequence MKDLNYQLKRLCRQNKDGSYSTQANRSRMLDQMAHQLHELGYRRMGAQSIKPKHISALTDLWKEQGLSIGSQKNRLSALRWWAGKVGKGHIIARDNAEYGIETRSAIPAESKAQTLTPSQINGVDDPYIRLSLRLQQEFGLRREEAIKFRPSYATQKEAIELKASWTKGGRSRTIPILTERQRVLLSDIEQLVGSGALIPPNLNYVEQLRKYERHTNNAELKNLHGLRHGYAQRRYEQLTGWKCPAAGGPDRHQLTREAKHLDRKARLTISSELGHAREQISATYLGR
- the lspA gene encoding signal peptidase II, with translation MKPGGALPWLWLSGVIIALDQLTKWIAVDSLERFESIPVFPGLNWTLLYNFGAAFSFLNVPGGAQRWLFTGLAVVISAVLLVWLSRTPRSDWRTAVPLALIVGGALGNVIDRIRLGYVIDFIDVYYRQWHWPAFNIADSAITVAAVFLVVWGFRNAPENQQSD
- a CDS encoding SH3 domain-containing protein, whose amino-acid sequence is MVLAAAGLCASCALPQQQAAETPEPEIAAVDEPAIDVAALQADNALLREQSNSQAFEIRQLKEELAATELRLIAASAQVQRLKVQVEESRIAADDAIAEVVRTQARLRGNVSRADAASNIAEAEVLLAEFSDNSTPQLEKIREQLSAAAIQFEAGNFGGAMYLSNQAKRGLSGAKNLVEALSPVPNEESFGDLVQLWITKDSNLRQGPGLDHPSITVLEEGTEVQGYSYSGAWVRVRVDEMLEGWVFQPLLSQTNPSPQE